One Meiothermus sp. QL-1 DNA segment encodes these proteins:
- a CDS encoding M20 family metallopeptidase: protein MRPLAYLQTGLPALLRDMEALISLESPSRHLPGLAAVADWIETRFSALGPVERTETSNGPLLKARVAGRGRRVLVLCHYDTVHPVGSFPRVWRVEGERAYGPGVYDMKGNIVQLLWALHTLRRLGLAWPELTLLFTPDEEIGSQASRPFIEAEARQSEAVLVLEAPMPNGDLKVARKGVGLYRITARGRPAHQGVEPEKGVNAILELAHQIPRIVALEDAKEGTTLGPNRIQGGTATNVVAAEAWVEVDLRVWTMGEAQRVEQALKALQPVLPGASLQVEGGLNRPPMEPSPASLELFEMARRVGQELGLELGAGRVGGGSDGNFTAALGVPTLDGLGLFGEAAHQPSENVYIPQIPGRTALLCGILEELAR from the coding sequence GTGAGACCGCTGGCATATCTGCAAACCGGGCTGCCCGCCCTACTGCGCGACATGGAGGCCCTCATCTCGCTGGAATCCCCCTCCCGCCACCTGCCGGGGCTGGCGGCGGTGGCCGACTGGATTGAGACCCGCTTCAGCGCCCTGGGCCCGGTGGAGCGCACCGAGACCTCCAACGGTCCCCTGCTCAAGGCCAGGGTAGCGGGAAGGGGCCGGAGGGTGCTGGTGCTCTGCCACTACGACACCGTCCACCCGGTGGGAAGCTTCCCCAGGGTTTGGCGGGTAGAGGGCGAGCGGGCTTACGGCCCCGGGGTCTACGACATGAAGGGGAACATCGTGCAGCTTTTGTGGGCCCTGCACACCCTTCGTCGGCTGGGGCTGGCCTGGCCCGAGCTGACCCTCCTTTTCACCCCCGACGAAGAAATAGGCTCCCAGGCCTCCCGTCCCTTCATCGAGGCGGAAGCGCGGCAGAGCGAAGCGGTGCTGGTGCTGGAAGCCCCCATGCCCAACGGCGACCTCAAGGTGGCCCGCAAAGGGGTAGGCCTCTACCGAATCACCGCCCGTGGGCGGCCCGCCCACCAGGGGGTGGAGCCGGAAAAAGGGGTCAACGCCATCCTGGAGCTGGCCCACCAGATTCCCAGGATTGTGGCCCTGGAGGATGCAAAGGAGGGAACCACCCTGGGGCCAAACCGGATCCAGGGCGGCACCGCCACCAATGTGGTGGCCGCCGAGGCCTGGGTGGAGGTGGACCTGCGGGTCTGGACCATGGGCGAGGCCCAGCGGGTGGAGCAGGCCCTGAAGGCCCTGCAGCCGGTGCTGCCGGGGGCCAGCCTCCAGGTGGAAGGGGGCCTCAACCGGCCGCCCATGGAGCCCAGCCCGGCCTCGCTGGAACTCTTCGAGATGGCCCGCCGGGTGGGCCAGGAGCTCGGACTGGAGCTGGGCGCTGGGCGGGTGGGGGGCGGCTCGGACGGCAACTTCACCGCGGCCCTGGGGGTGCCCACCCTGGACGGGCTGGGCCTCTTCGGCGAGGCCGCCCACCAACCCAGCGAGAATGTCTACATCCCCCAGATCCCAGGCCGCACCGCTTTATTGTGCGGCATTCTGGAGGAGCTGGCCCGGTGA
- the deoD gene encoding purine-nucleoside phosphorylase — MTPHLAAPKGAIAETVLLPGDPLRAQHIAEKFLKDPVLYNQVRGMLGYTGTYKGRRISVQGTGMGIPSANIYIHELIEFYGCKTLVRVGTAGAIQPHLRLRDLVIAQAACTDSSLIPLRFRGQTYAPIADFELLYKAYVQAKARGFPAHVGNVLSTDTFYPEEKEVYRPWAQYGVLAVEMEAAGLYTLAARFGVRALCILTISDHLLTGERSTPLERQETFDQMVELALESVVAS; from the coding sequence ATGACACCGCACCTCGCCGCCCCAAAAGGCGCCATCGCCGAGACGGTGCTGCTCCCCGGCGATCCCTTGCGGGCCCAGCACATCGCCGAGAAGTTCCTGAAAGACCCGGTGCTTTACAACCAGGTGCGGGGCATGCTGGGCTACACCGGCACCTACAAGGGCCGGCGCATCAGCGTGCAGGGTACGGGGATGGGCATCCCCTCAGCCAACATCTACATCCACGAGCTCATCGAGTTTTACGGCTGCAAGACCTTGGTGCGGGTGGGCACCGCTGGGGCCATCCAGCCCCATCTGCGCCTGCGCGACCTGGTAATAGCCCAGGCCGCCTGCACCGACTCCTCCCTCATCCCCCTGCGCTTTAGGGGGCAGACCTACGCCCCTATCGCCGACTTCGAGCTGCTCTACAAGGCCTACGTGCAGGCCAAGGCCCGGGGATTTCCTGCCCATGTGGGCAATGTGCTCTCCACCGATACCTTTTACCCTGAAGAGAAGGAGGTCTATCGCCCCTGGGCCCAGTATGGGGTGCTGGCGGTGGAGATGGAGGCGGCCGGGCTCTACACCCTGGCAGCCCGTTTTGGCGTGCGGGCGCTTTGCATCCTCACGATTAGCGACCACCTCCTCACCGGAGAGCGCTCCACCCCCCTAGAGCGCCAGGAGACCTTCGACCAGATGGTCGAGCTGGCCCTGGAGTCGGTGGTCGCCTCCTAA
- the folE2 gene encoding GTP cyclohydrolase FolE2 yields MPLLRENEILEPLPLKPSKTPTRKAYLFRNTEGAEPTIVRRYDAHFRPDAAYRASLPDMTETVDAVEGANVPIPQVGIAGFRMPLKFLTLEGEALTLEARITGTVSLEADLKGINMSRILRTFYARKDEAFGLETLAQVVRDYQRELGSLTARVKVAFNYPMRLPSLRSGLEGYQYYSASYEAAVEGDGPVRRYIELDFVYSSACPCSAELAEHARDVRGAYAIPHSQRSVARIRVEVAAEAGLHLEHLVQHARQALKTEVQVVVKREDEQAFAELNGAYVKFVEDAVRLLYQTLAADPRIHDFLVACAHLESLHAHDAVAVIAKGIPGGFRPEFSEFASLVR; encoded by the coding sequence ATGCCGTTGCTTCGGGAAAATGAAATCCTCGAGCCCCTCCCTCTAAAACCCAGCAAAACCCCTACCCGAAAAGCCTACCTCTTCCGCAACACCGAGGGGGCAGAGCCCACCATCGTGCGGCGCTACGACGCCCACTTCCGGCCCGACGCGGCCTACCGGGCCAGCCTGCCCGACATGACCGAGACCGTGGATGCGGTGGAGGGGGCCAACGTGCCCATTCCCCAGGTGGGCATCGCCGGCTTCCGCATGCCTCTGAAGTTCCTGACCTTAGAGGGAGAGGCACTGACCCTGGAGGCCCGCATCACCGGCACGGTCTCGCTCGAGGCTGACCTCAAGGGCATCAACATGAGCCGCATTCTCCGCACCTTCTACGCCCGCAAGGACGAGGCCTTTGGGCTGGAAACCCTGGCCCAGGTGGTGCGCGACTACCAGCGGGAGCTGGGAAGCCTCACAGCACGGGTCAAGGTGGCCTTCAACTACCCCATGCGCCTGCCCTCGCTGCGCTCGGGGTTGGAGGGGTACCAGTACTACAGCGCCAGCTACGAGGCCGCAGTAGAGGGGGATGGGCCCGTGCGTCGCTACATCGAGCTCGACTTCGTCTACTCCTCGGCCTGTCCTTGCTCGGCCGAGCTGGCCGAGCACGCCCGCGACGTGCGGGGGGCCTACGCCATCCCCCACAGCCAGCGCTCGGTGGCCCGCATCAGGGTGGAGGTCGCGGCAGAGGCCGGGCTCCACCTGGAGCACCTGGTGCAGCATGCCCGCCAGGCCCTCAAGACCGAGGTCCAGGTGGTGGTCAAACGCGAGGATGAGCAGGCCTTTGCCGAGCTCAACGGGGCTTACGTGAAGTTTGTGGAGGACGCGGTGCGCTTGCTCTACCAAACGCTGGCGGCCGACCCACGCATCCACGACTTCCTGGTGGCCTGCGCTCACCTGGAAAGCCTGCACGCCCACGACGCGGTGGCGGTAATCGCCAAGGGAATCCCGGGGGGCTTCCGGCCCGAGTTCAGCGAGTTCGCCAGCCTGGTGCGTTAG
- the tmpR gene encoding bifunctional dihydropteridine reductase/dihydrofolate reductase TmpR: protein MRRAALVTGSARGIGRAILLALAEQGFDVAVHYRKSAEEAEATRREAERLGVRAIKVQGDVTRPEEARRLVHAVASELGGIQVLVNNVGDYLKKPLEAVSPAEWDWILDSNLNAPFYLTQAALPYLCATGYGRVVNLGFAGALQLRAWPHTTPYVIAKAGLALYSKALAARLASKGVTVNVVAPGVAENSLSKPIEEIPMGRLAGLAEVARAVLFFIKEENGYITGQVLEVAGGWNL, encoded by the coding sequence GTGAGGCGGGCAGCCCTGGTCACCGGCTCGGCCCGGGGCATTGGCCGGGCCATCCTGCTCGCGCTGGCGGAGCAGGGCTTCGACGTAGCGGTGCACTACCGCAAGAGCGCGGAGGAGGCCGAGGCCACCCGGCGAGAGGCCGAGCGGCTTGGGGTGCGGGCTATCAAAGTCCAGGGCGATGTAACCCGGCCGGAGGAGGCCCGCCGCTTGGTGCACGCGGTTGCATCGGAGCTGGGGGGAATACAGGTCCTGGTCAACAACGTGGGCGACTACCTCAAGAAACCCCTGGAGGCGGTCTCGCCCGCAGAGTGGGACTGGATTCTCGACTCCAACCTGAACGCCCCCTTCTACCTCACCCAAGCGGCCCTGCCCTACCTCTGCGCCACCGGGTACGGGCGGGTGGTGAACCTGGGCTTCGCTGGCGCCTTGCAGCTTCGGGCCTGGCCCCACACCACCCCCTACGTGATTGCCAAGGCTGGCCTGGCGCTCTACAGCAAGGCGCTGGCCGCACGGCTGGCCTCCAAAGGGGTCACCGTCAACGTGGTGGCGCCTGGGGTGGCCGAAAACTCCCTCTCCAAGCCCATCGAAGAGATTCCCATGGGCCGTCTGGCCGGCCTGGCTGAGGTGGCCCGGGCGGTGCTTTTCTTCATAAAGGAGGAAAACGGCTATATCACCGGCCAGGTCCTGGAGGTCGCTGGGGGATGGAACCTGTGA
- a CDS encoding NUDIX domain-containing protein: MEAKYPIPTVGALVRGPSGRVLIVRTPKWRGLWGVPGGKVHWGEPLEEALRREFLEEVGLPLTHLRFALLQEGVFDPEFHRPEHFLFINYFAEAQSEAVVPNPEIAEWAWVEAEAALDYPLNRITQLLLQAYLKEAR, translated from the coding sequence ATGGAGGCAAAGTATCCCATTCCCACTGTAGGCGCGCTGGTACGGGGCCCCTCAGGGCGGGTGCTCATAGTAAGAACCCCCAAGTGGCGGGGGCTTTGGGGGGTGCCGGGGGGCAAGGTGCACTGGGGCGAGCCCCTGGAGGAGGCGCTTAGACGGGAGTTTTTGGAAGAGGTGGGGCTCCCCCTTACCCACCTGCGCTTCGCCCTCCTGCAAGAGGGGGTGTTCGACCCAGAATTCCATCGGCCAGAGCACTTCCTCTTCATCAACTACTTCGCCGAAGCGCAAAGCGAGGCCGTGGTGCCCAACCCGGAGATCGCCGAATGGGCCTGGGTAGAGGCAGAGGCAGCGCTGGACTACCCCCTAAACCGCATCACCCAGCTCCTCCTCCAGGCCTACCTGAAGGAGGCGAGGTGA
- a CDS encoding ImmA/IrrE family metallo-endopeptidase, with protein sequence MELRQRVLELARAYRRAQAPLTPQRLAEGVGLRLVYSSLSEGRFGLVLAEKNLVLIDPQSPARRQRFTLAHEVMHLLIQQDEELLSALHEAHAGQGLERALEALCNLGAAEMLLPAEVVRMALAHQGPHPRLIPQLAEQHQVSEEVVVIALAEHAPQPIIALVAGGQPLRVYFSAQHPLIPQRLPRGAGFRRDDPLVVALETGLPQRATAHLPNHPQPYRVEAYPKGGRVYAVYTAPFCQKD encoded by the coding sequence TTGGAGCTGCGCCAACGGGTGCTCGAGCTGGCCCGGGCCTACCGCAGGGCCCAGGCTCCCCTGACCCCGCAGCGGCTGGCTGAAGGGGTGGGGCTTCGGCTCGTCTACAGCTCCCTCTCGGAGGGGCGCTTTGGCCTGGTGCTGGCAGAAAAAAACCTGGTGCTGATAGACCCCCAAAGCCCGGCCCGGCGCCAGCGCTTCACCCTAGCCCACGAGGTCATGCACCTTCTGATTCAGCAAGACGAGGAGCTGCTCTCCGCGCTGCACGAAGCGCACGCAGGCCAGGGGCTGGAGCGTGCCCTGGAGGCTTTGTGCAACCTGGGCGCGGCGGAGATGCTGCTGCCAGCGGAGGTGGTGAGGATGGCCCTGGCCCACCAGGGCCCGCACCCTAGGCTCATCCCCCAGCTCGCCGAGCAACACCAGGTCTCGGAAGAGGTGGTGGTCATCGCCCTGGCCGAGCACGCCCCCCAGCCCATCATCGCGCTGGTGGCGGGGGGGCAACCCCTGAGGGTCTACTTCAGCGCCCAGCACCCCCTCATTCCCCAGCGCCTTCCGCGGGGGGCTGGCTTCCGGCGCGACGACCCCCTGGTGGTGGCGCTGGAGACCGGGCTGCCCCAGCGCGCCACCGCGCACCTGCCCAATCACCCCCAGCCCTACCGGGTGGAGGCCTATCCCAAGGGGGGGAGGGTCTATGCGGTCTACACGGCACCTTTTTGCCAGAAGGACTGA
- a CDS encoding GyrI-like domain-containing protein translates to MERPIPTRESGFMVAGYEAQGQQARQELWVHIESGALEQLLPKRMARGKPFVVYHSYGPEGSCAVLVGYQVRGPEDAPEGLSLLNIPSGHYLMFTAEGPQPHSAWRAWEEIRAYFAQPRAPARAYTFDFEVHENSQRASIFVAVR, encoded by the coding sequence GTGGAGCGCCCAATCCCTACCCGCGAGTCCGGCTTCATGGTAGCGGGCTACGAGGCCCAGGGCCAGCAGGCCCGGCAGGAGCTTTGGGTGCACATCGAAAGCGGGGCCTTAGAACAGCTCTTGCCCAAGCGGATGGCCCGGGGTAAGCCCTTCGTGGTCTACCACAGCTACGGCCCTGAGGGGAGCTGCGCAGTGCTCGTGGGCTACCAGGTGCGGGGGCCCGAGGACGCCCCGGAGGGGCTATCGCTGCTCAACATTCCCTCCGGGCACTACTTGATGTTTACCGCCGAGGGGCCCCAGCCCCACTCGGCCTGGCGAGCCTGGGAAGAAATCCGAGCCTACTTCGCCCAGCCCCGTGCGCCAGCCCGGGCCTACACCTTCGACTTCGAGGTCCACGAGAACAGCCAGCGGGCCTCGATCTTCGTGGCGGTTCGCTAG
- a CDS encoding helix-turn-helix domain-containing protein, giving the protein MTLAERLRELRTQRGWRLKDLSQHSGLSVPYLSDLERGRTNPSLDTLQTLAAAYNLTVNDLLAPVDFYGERTEAALPKGLAELVADPLLGPEITPEWQRTLARIELRGKRPESKRDWYEIYLHLKRVLEG; this is encoded by the coding sequence ATGACACTGGCCGAACGCCTGCGCGAGCTGCGCACCCAGCGGGGCTGGCGCCTGAAAGACCTGTCCCAGCACAGCGGCCTCTCGGTGCCCTACCTGTCCGATCTCGAGCGGGGCCGCACCAACCCCTCTCTGGACACCCTGCAGACCCTGGCCGCCGCCTACAACCTCACCGTGAACGACCTCCTGGCCCCGGTTGACTTTTACGGCGAGCGCACCGAGGCCGCCCTGCCCAAGGGCCTGGCCGAGCTGGTGGCCGACCCCCTGCTTGGCCCCGAGATTACCCCGGAGTGGCAGCGAACCCTTGCGCGCATCGAGCTAAGGGGCAAGCGCCCGGAGTCCAAGCGCGACTGGTACGAGATATACCTGCACCTCAAGCGGGTGCTCGAGGGCTGA
- a CDS encoding nitroreductase family protein: protein MDELLALYQRRASVRKFKPEPLREGDLEKLLFAAQRAPTDATAQLYSLLRISDPALRRAVSAHSGNNPHIETCAEFFLILADTHRLRRLVEHRGGRFGRWPRTALHFAITDAVLAGSALATMAESLGYGIVWVGGVLNGIEEIARLCGLPPGVVPVAGLCVGVPDETPPPRPRLPRHLVVHENRYQDYAPEALEEGYEAMAPIARGGDWYRLLAHYFTQGGTMEQREPAYRRLTARQGFEPDLPGELAQLLAERGLPAGSLGELIQAAFAQGFHNLTFRPGHIRVERGAEVYQGEGPPGEALARALLLACSGQARAAE, encoded by the coding sequence ATGGACGAGCTCCTTGCCCTATACCAGCGCCGGGCCAGCGTGCGCAAGTTCAAGCCGGAGCCCCTGCGGGAAGGGGACCTAGAGAAGCTGCTGTTTGCCGCCCAGCGAGCGCCCACCGACGCCACCGCCCAGCTCTACAGCCTGTTGCGGATAAGCGACCCGGCCCTCAGGCGAGCCGTCTCCGCCCATTCCGGCAACAACCCGCACATTGAGACCTGCGCCGAGTTCTTCCTAATCCTGGCCGACACCCACCGCCTGCGACGGCTGGTGGAGCACCGAGGGGGGAGATTTGGCCGCTGGCCCCGCACTGCGCTCCACTTCGCCATCACCGACGCGGTGCTGGCGGGAAGCGCCCTGGCCACCATGGCCGAGAGCCTGGGCTACGGCATCGTCTGGGTTGGAGGGGTGCTGAACGGCATCGAGGAAATCGCCCGGCTGTGCGGCCTGCCCCCCGGGGTGGTGCCGGTGGCGGGCCTCTGCGTGGGGGTACCGGACGAGACCCCCCCACCCCGGCCGCGCCTACCCCGGCACCTGGTGGTCCACGAGAACCGCTACCAGGACTACGCCCCAGAAGCCCTGGAAGAAGGCTACGAAGCCATGGCCCCCATTGCCCGCGGCGGCGACTGGTACCGGCTGCTGGCCCACTACTTCACCCAGGGCGGCACCATGGAGCAGCGAGAACCGGCCTACCGCCGCCTCACCGCCCGGCAGGGATTCGAGCCCGACCTGCCGGGCGAGCTTGCGCAGCTCCTGGCCGAACGAGGCCTGCCGGCAGGCTCGCTGGGCGAGCTGATTCAAGCCGCCTTTGCCCAGGGCTTCCACAACCTCACCTTTCGCCCGGGGCATATTCGGGTGGAGAGAGGGGCCGAGGTTTACCAGGGGGAAGGCCCCCCTGGGGAAGCCCTGGCCAGAGCCCTCCTGCTAGCCTGCAGCGGGCAGGCTCGTGCGGCAGAGTAG
- a CDS encoding CoA-acylating methylmalonate-semialdehyde dehydrogenase — translation MLKEPQVSLKRVTHWIGGQRVEGRSGRSGVVWNPATGEKQAVVDFASVEEVDQAVAVAKEAYKSWRQTPLSRRAEVMFKFRELLDQNRRKLAEMIVLEHGKTLSDALGEVARGLENVEFATGIPHLLKGGFSEQASRGVDVYQIRQPLGVVAGITPFNFPAMVPLWMLANAIACGNTFVLKPSEKDPSPSLFLAELLQQAGLPDGVFNVVQGDRVAVDRLLEHPDVKAISFVGSTPVARYIYETGTKHGKRVQALGGAKNHMVVLPDADIAMAADAAVSAAYGSAGERCMAISVVVAVGEATAEALVAAIRERLPRIKVGPGLEEGVEMGPLVTREHRDRVAAYIENAPKEGAVVVVDGREDPVARREGFFLGVSLLDHVKPGMKCYDEEIFGPVLSVVRVKTYEEAVRLINEHPYGNGAAIFTRDGGAARQFQFDVEAGMVGINVPIPVPVAYYSFGGWKASLFGDLHMYGPEGVQFYTRAKVVTSRWPDPATSKVDLGFPQVR, via the coding sequence ATGCTCAAAGAGCCTCAGGTAAGCCTAAAGCGCGTCACCCACTGGATTGGTGGACAGCGGGTGGAGGGCCGCTCGGGCCGGAGCGGGGTCGTTTGGAACCCCGCCACCGGCGAGAAGCAGGCGGTGGTGGACTTCGCCTCGGTGGAGGAGGTAGACCAGGCCGTGGCGGTGGCGAAGGAGGCCTACAAAAGCTGGCGCCAGACCCCCCTTTCCCGCCGGGCGGAGGTCATGTTCAAATTTCGCGAGCTTCTGGACCAGAACCGGCGCAAGCTGGCGGAGATGATTGTGCTCGAGCACGGCAAGACTCTCTCCGACGCCCTGGGCGAGGTGGCGCGGGGTTTGGAAAACGTGGAGTTCGCCACCGGCATTCCCCACCTCCTCAAAGGCGGCTTTTCCGAGCAGGCAAGCCGGGGCGTTGACGTCTACCAGATCCGCCAGCCCCTTGGGGTGGTGGCCGGTATCACACCCTTCAACTTTCCGGCCATGGTGCCCCTCTGGATGTTGGCCAACGCCATTGCCTGCGGCAATACCTTCGTGCTCAAGCCCTCGGAGAAGGATCCTTCCCCAAGCCTCTTCCTGGCCGAGCTGCTGCAGCAGGCAGGCCTGCCCGATGGGGTCTTCAATGTGGTGCAGGGCGATAGGGTGGCGGTGGACCGCCTGCTGGAGCATCCCGATGTGAAGGCCATCAGCTTTGTGGGCTCCACCCCTGTTGCCCGCTACATCTACGAGACCGGCACCAAGCACGGCAAGCGGGTTCAGGCGCTGGGCGGGGCCAAGAACCATATGGTGGTCCTCCCCGACGCCGATATCGCCATGGCTGCTGATGCAGCGGTGAGCGCCGCCTATGGTTCGGCTGGCGAGCGCTGCATGGCCATATCGGTGGTGGTGGCGGTGGGCGAGGCCACCGCGGAGGCGCTGGTAGCCGCCATTCGGGAGCGCCTGCCCAGGATCAAGGTAGGGCCGGGCCTGGAGGAGGGGGTGGAGATGGGCCCCCTGGTGACCCGCGAGCACCGCGACCGGGTGGCCGCCTACATTGAAAACGCCCCCAAGGAGGGGGCCGTGGTGGTGGTGGATGGCCGGGAGGACCCGGTGGCCCGGCGCGAGGGCTTCTTCCTGGGGGTGAGCCTTCTGGACCATGTGAAGCCCGGCATGAAATGCTACGACGAGGAGATTTTCGGTCCGGTGCTCTCGGTGGTGCGGGTCAAGACCTACGAGGAGGCGGTCCGCCTCATCAACGAGCATCCCTACGGCAACGGTGCGGCCATCTTCACCCGCGATGGGGGGGCTGCTCGGCAGTTCCAGTTCGATGTGGAGGCGGGCATGGTGGGCATCAACGTACCGATTCCGGTCCCGGTAGCCTACTACAGCTTCGGCGGCTGGAAGGCCAGCCTGTTTGGTGACCTGCACATGTACGGCCCCGAAGGGGTGCAGTTCTACACCCGGGCCAAGGTGGTCACCAGCCGCTGGCCCGACCCCGCCACCTCCAAGGTAGACCTGGGCTTCCCCCAGGTGCGCTAG
- a CDS encoding ABC transporter permease has protein sequence MPGSTPASSTARKRLRSTDLGGLVGGGLLLLLVLTALLAPWLAPHGPNEGDLLQAKRPPFWLEGGSLEYPLGTDPLGQDLLSRLIYGTRVSLTVGFFGVLLAASLGTLLGLLAGYFGGRVDALFTALNNLLLSVPYLVLVTVLAAVLGRSLFNVVLLFGVTGSPVFYRLVRGETLRIRALPYVEAAQSLGGSDAHILWRHVLPNLAGPLLTLASFEMSAMIFYEAGLGFLGLSVPPEVPSWGNMLALGRQFLAVYPWMAVFPGAAIALTALSMNLLGEWLRSRVAGRN, from the coding sequence ATGCCTGGCTCGACCCCCGCATCCAGCACAGCTAGAAAGCGCCTGCGTTCCACCGACCTAGGGGGGCTGGTAGGCGGCGGCCTACTGCTTTTGCTGGTCCTCACCGCCCTTCTGGCCCCCTGGCTGGCCCCCCACGGGCCCAACGAGGGCGACCTGCTCCAGGCCAAGCGTCCACCCTTCTGGCTCGAGGGCGGCAGCCTGGAGTACCCCTTGGGCACTGACCCGCTGGGCCAGGATCTGCTAAGCCGGCTCATCTACGGCACGCGGGTCTCGCTCACGGTGGGCTTCTTCGGGGTGCTCCTGGCGGCCAGCCTAGGCACCCTGCTGGGTCTTTTGGCCGGCTACTTCGGCGGCCGGGTAGACGCCCTGTTCACCGCACTCAACAACCTGCTTCTCTCCGTGCCCTACCTGGTGCTGGTCACGGTGCTGGCCGCGGTGCTAGGGCGGAGCCTGTTCAACGTGGTCCTGCTCTTTGGCGTGACCGGCTCCCCGGTCTTCTACCGGCTGGTGCGGGGCGAAACCCTGCGCATCCGCGCACTACCCTATGTGGAGGCAGCCCAGAGCCTGGGGGGTAGCGACGCGCACATCCTGTGGCGCCACGTCCTGCCCAACCTGGCCGGGCCTCTTCTCACCCTGGCCAGCTTCGAGATGTCGGCCATGATCTTCTACGAGGCAGGACTCGGCTTCCTGGGTCTGAGCGTGCCCCCCGAGGTACCGAGCTGGGGCAACATGCTGGCCTTGGGGCGGCAGTTCCTGGCAGTCTACCCCTGGATGGCCGTCTTCCCCGGCGCGGCCATTGCCCTCACCGCTTTGAGCATGAACCTGCTCGGGGAGTGGCTGCGCAGCCGGGTGGCCGGCAGAAACTAG
- a CDS encoding ABC transporter permease, with product MLRYLVSRGLQALLLMAGALVLVFFLVRLTGDPLALMLPKEADAEQRAAFRAAMGLDQPLWLQFAQYLRGVLEGDLGHSLRNQRPNLELILERLPATLELALAAFAFILLVALPLGLLAGLNPGGLLDRLALGLAFAAQVVPSFWLAMLLILWFAVELGWFPSFGRDSPLSLVLPAVALGFSGLGQMLRLVRTAALEARRADYLRTARAKGLSPARITWHHLLPNLAIPIVSVASLQLTYLLGGSIYIETIFAWPGLGSLLNTAIQDADFPLVQAITLFIAFFVILLQLLADLAYAWLDPRIQHS from the coding sequence GTGCTGCGCTATCTCGTCTCTCGAGGCCTGCAAGCGCTCCTGCTAATGGCAGGGGCGCTGGTGTTGGTCTTCTTCTTGGTGCGGCTCACCGGCGACCCATTGGCCCTGATGCTACCCAAGGAAGCCGATGCAGAGCAGCGGGCTGCCTTCCGCGCCGCCATGGGCCTTGACCAGCCGCTCTGGCTGCAATTTGCCCAGTATCTGCGAGGCGTTTTGGAAGGGGACCTGGGCCATTCGCTGAGGAACCAGCGGCCCAACCTAGAGCTCATCCTGGAGCGGCTGCCAGCCACCCTCGAGCTGGCCCTGGCCGCCTTTGCCTTCATCCTGCTGGTAGCTCTGCCGCTCGGGCTGCTGGCCGGTCTGAACCCCGGCGGCCTGCTCGACCGGCTGGCCCTGGGCCTGGCCTTTGCCGCCCAGGTGGTGCCCAGCTTCTGGCTGGCCATGCTGCTCATCCTGTGGTTCGCGGTGGAGCTGGGCTGGTTTCCCTCCTTCGGCCGCGACAGCCCGCTCTCGCTGGTACTGCCTGCGGTGGCCTTGGGCTTTAGCGGCCTCGGACAGATGCTCAGGCTGGTCCGCACCGCAGCTTTGGAAGCCCGCCGTGCCGACTACCTCCGCACCGCCCGGGCCAAAGGCTTGAGCCCCGCCCGGATTACCTGGCACCACCTGCTGCCCAACCTGGCCATCCCCATCGTCAGCGTGGCCAGCTTGCAGCTTACCTACCTGCTGGGGGGTTCCATCTACATCGAAACCATCTTCGCTTGGCCGGGGCTGGGCAGCTTACTCAACACCGCCATCCAGGACGCCGACTTTCCCCTGGTCCAGGCCATTACCCTCTTCATCGCCTTCTTCGTAATTCTGCTGCAGCTTCTTGCCGATCTCGCCTATGCCTGGCTCGACCCCCGCATCCAGCACAGCTAG